The Stutzerimonas stutzeri DNA window GGAAGTAGGTCGGCAGGCCGTCGGCCTTCATCAACACCTGCATGTCCATGCGATCCCAGCCGATCTCGACGGTGCCGCGCAGCATGTCCTGCACCTGGCACACGCCTTCGCTCGGTACCTTCATGCGGATCACGTGGGACTCACCGGCGGCGATGCGGCGCTCGGCCTCGGCCGGGTCGAGGTGCATGCAATGGCCGTCGTAGCGCGGTGTCTCCTTGTTGGCCATCTGCTCGGCGCGGACCTGGTCCAGGCGCTCGGCGCTACAGAAGCAGGGAAAGGCGTGCCCCTTGGCGACCAGCTCGTCCGAATACTTCTTGTAGATCTCGCCGCGCTCGCTCTGCCGGTATGGGCCATGCGGGCCACCGACGTCCGGACCCTCGTCCCACTCGATACCCAGCCAGCGCAACGCATCGTAGATCTGCTGTTCGGACTCACGGGTCGAGCGCAGCTGATCAGTATCCTCGATGCGCAGGATGAACTGGCCGCCGTGCTGACGGGCGAAGCACAGGTTGAACAGCGCGATATAGGCGGTGCCGACGTGAGGATCACCGGTCGGGGAAGGCGCGATGCGGGTGCGAACCGTGGTCATGGAAGCTCTCGGACGAAAATGGAGAAACGAAAATCGAAGGGGCGAATGTTAGCAGGCACGCCGCGTCAGGCTCCAGCCGAACGCCTGCGCAGCGCTCGCCATGGCACGCCTCATACAGGCCGCTCGCAGGAGCGGGCCTGGGGACTCGAGAGGAAGCCTCACACCTGCAGCAACAGTTCGCGCAGCTTGTGAATCTCGTCGCGCGCCTCGGCCGCCGCCTCGAACTCCAGGTCGCGCGCCAGCAGCAACATCTTTTCCTCCAGCTGGCGGATGCGCTTGGTGATCTCGCTCGGCGAGCGCAGCTCGCTCTCGTAGCGCGCGCTCTCCTCTGCCGCCTTCGCCTCGCCCCGACGCTTCTTGCTGCGCGAGCCGGGCACCGTGGCACCCTCGAGGATGTCCTGCACATCCTTCTTGACGCCTTTGGGCACGATGCCGTGAGCTTCGTTGAAGGCGATCTGCTTGGCTCGACGACGCTCGGTCTCGTCGATGGCCCGCTGCATGGAGCCGGTGACATTGTCCGCGTAGAGAATCGCCCGTCCGTTGAGGTTGCGCGCAGCGCGGCCGATGGTCTGGATCAGCGAGCGCTCGGAGCGCAGGAAGCCCTCCTTGTCCGCATCGAGAATTGCCACCAACGAGACCTCGGGCATGTCCAGCCCCTCGCGCAGCAGGTTGATGCCCACCAGCACGTCGAAGGTGCCCAGGCGCAGATCGCGAATGCTTTCCACCCGTTCGACGGTGTCGATGTCCGAGTGCAGGTAGCGCACCTTCACATCATGATCGCCAAGGTAGTCGGTGAGGTCTTCAGACATGCGCTTGGTCAGCGTGGTGACCAGCACCCGCTCCTCCTTGGCCACGCACTTGCGGATCTCCGACAGCAGGTCGTCCACCTGCGTGAGCGCCGGGCGCACTTCGATCTGCGGATCGACCAGACCGGTCGGGCGCACGACCTGCTCCACCACGCGGCCAGCATGTTCGGCCTCGTATGGCCCGGGCGTCGCGGAGACGAAGATGGTCTGCGGGCAGATCGCCTCCCATTCGTCGAAGCGCATCGGCCGGTTGTCCAGCGCCGACGGCAGACGGAAGCCGTACTCCACCAGGGTTTCCTTGCGCGAGCGGTCGCCCTTGTACATCGCGCCGACCTGCGGCACCGAAACGTGAGACTCGTCGATCACCAGCAGCGCATCGGCCGGCAGGTAGTCGAACAGCGTCGGTGGCGGCTCGCCGGCATCGCGCCCGGACAGGTAGCGCGAGTAGTTCTCGATGCCATTGCAGTAGCCCAGCTCCATGATCATTTCCAGATCGAAACGCGTGCGCTGCTCGAGCCGCTGCGCCTCCACCAGCTTGTTCTGACTGCGCAGGTAATCGAGCCGCTCGCGCAGCTCGTCCTTGATCTTCTCGATGGCGTCGAGCAGCGTCTCCCGAGGGGTCACGTAGTGACTCTTGGGGTAGAAGGTGAAGCGCGGGAGCTTGCGGATCACCTCGCCGGTCAGCGGATCGAAGGCTGACAGGCTTTCCACCTCGTCGTCGAACAGTTCGATGCGTACCGCCTCGAGGTCCGATTCCGCGGGGAAGATGTCGATCACGTCGCCGCGCACACGAAAGGTGGCACGGGCGAAATCCATGTCGTTGCGGGTGTATTGCAGGCCGGTCAGCCGCCGCAGCAGCTCGCGCTGATCGAGACGGTCACCCCGATCGACGTGCAGCACCATCTTCAGGTACGACTGTGGATCGCCCAGGCCGTAGATGCACGAGACCGTGGTGACGATGATCGCATCCGGCCGCTCCAGCAGCGCCTTGGTCGCCGACAGGCGCATCTGCTCGATGTGGTCGTTGATCGAGGCATCCTTCTCGATGAAGGTGTCCGACGACGGTACGTAGGCCTCCGGCTGGTAGTAGTCGTAATAGGAAACGAAGTACTCCACCGCATTGTTCGGGAAGAATGCCTTGAACTCACCGTACAGCTGCGCGGCGAGCGTCTTGTTCGGCGCCAGCACCAGCGTCGGTCGCTGCACGTGAGCGATCACATTGGCGATGCTGAAGGTCTTGCCCGAGCCGGTCACACCAAGCAACGTCTGGTGCGACAACCCCGCCTCGATTCCCTCGATCATCTGCCGGATGGCCTCCGGCTGGTCGCCGGCCGGTTTGAAACGCGTGACCAGTTCGAACTTGGACATTTCGCCTCTCTAGTAAACGTGCATGGCCTTGATGTCGGAGCTGTGAAAGGTCTGTTCAGCACCTTTGTTTGCCCCATCGGCCTTTGCCAAAACTGGGTTGCCAGTCGATGCCGCCGGAGCAATCAAACCGCCCATCCGCCGGCGGGCAAAACGCACCAAAAGGCCGCAGAAAACCTCGGTAGCATATCGCAGGCGCCAGGCATGACCGCTATACTACCGCCCCGTTTGCGCATCACCCTGCGCGCCGACGCGAGGGTGGTGAAATCTGTCACTCCTTCTCTTTCGAGCCCCCTCACCATGAGTTTGTTCTCTGCTGTCGAAATGGCGCCGCGCGATCCTATCCTCGGCCTCAATGAAGCCTTCAACGCCGACACGCGGCCGAACAAGGTCAACCTCGGTGTCGGTGTCTACTACAACGAAGAAGGTCGCATTCCGCTGCTGCGCGCCGTGGCCGAGGCCGAGCAGGCACGCATCGCTGCCCATGCGCCGCGCGGCTACCTGCCGATCGAAGGGATCGCCGCCTACGACAACGCGGTGCAGAAGCTGCTGTTCGGCAATGACGCGGCCCTGATCGCCGAAGGCCGCGTGGTCACGACCCAGGCACTGGGTGGTACCGGAGCTCTAAAGGTCGGCGCCGACTTCCTCAAGCGTCTGCTGCCCGATGCCGTTGTCGCGATCAGCAACCCGAGCTGGGAAAACCACCGCGCGCTGTTCGAATCGGCCGGCTTCCCGGTACAGAACTACCGCTACTACGATGCCGCCAGCCACGGCATCGACCGCGCCGGCCTGCTGCAGGACCTCAATGAGCTGCCAGCGCGCTCCATCGTCGTGCTGCATGCCTGCTGCCATAACCCGACCGGCGTCGACCTGGACCTGAACGACTGGAAGCAGATCCTCGAGGTGCTGCGCGCTCGGGACCACGTGCCGTTCATCGACATCGCCTACCAGGGCTTCGGGGACAGCATCGAGGAAGATGCCGCCGCCGTGCGCCTGTTCGCCGAGTCGGGCATGACCTTCTTCGTATCCAGCTCGTTCTCCAAATCCTTCTCGCTGTACGGCGAGCGGGTCGGCGCCCTGTCGATGGTCACCCAGAGCCGCGACGAGTCGGCGCGCGTGCTGTCGCAGGTCAAGCGGGTGATCCGCACCAACTACTCCAACCCGCCGACCCACGGTGCCACCGTGGTCGCCTCCGTGCTCAACAGCCCGGAACTGCGCGCCATGTGGGAAGCCGAGCTCGGCGAGATGCGCAGCCGAATCCGCGAGATGCGCCTGGGTATGGTCGAGCAACTGGCAGCCAAGGGCGCGAAAGTCGACTTCAGCTTCGTCGCGGCGCAACGCGGCATGTTCTCCTATTCGGGCCTCACTGCCGAACAGGTCGAGCGCCTGCGGGTCGAGTTCGGTGTCTATGCCATCAGCACCGGCCGCATCTGCGCCGCAGCGCTGAACCGCAACAACCTGGGCACCGTCACCGACGCCATCGTCCAGGTGCTCTGAGCCTACGCACCGGGGCCACGGCGCACCTCGCGTCCGGCCCCGGCGCACTGCTGGAGGGGTTGACTTCTCCTTTCCAAACAGTAGGATACGCACCGTTGTTCCGCGATAGCTCAGTCGGTAGAGCAAATGACTGTTAATCATTGGGTCCCTGGTTCGAGTCCAGGTCGCGGAGCCAAATTCAAGAACCCAGCCAGCGCGCTGGTTTTTTTATTGCCTGCTGGACTCTCACCAGGGGCTGCGTCCCAGGTTATTCGCTTCGCTCACCCCTGCGGGGCCGCGCTGAAGCGCGTTCTGCTGACGCAGTCGAGTCCAGGTCGCGGAGCCAAATTCAAGAACCCAGCCAGCGCGCTGGGTTTTTTATTGCCTGCCGGACTCTCACCAGGGACTACGCCTCCTCTCATATAGAAGTGGAGCGCAGCGCTTGCAGCCGACTCACTCGGCCACCGGAGTACCCATCCGCTGGCGCCACCAGCCTTGCGCGAGCATCCAACAGCACCAGCCGGAAATCACGCCAAGCACGTTCGCGACCATATCCCAGCGCGAGGCGGTGCGATGCGGCAGCATGCCCTGTGCCATCTCGATGCCCAAGGCCGCCACGAGCGTGAGGCCGACACCCCAGAAGATCGGTAGCCGCGGGAACGCCAGCCGCAGAGTGAAGACCAGTGCTGCGAACCCCATCATGTGATGCAGCTTGTCCTGCTGGCTGAACAGCTGGGGCACGGGCTCGGGTTTGAGACCGGCAAACAGAACGACCGCCAACACGATCAGAAAAGGCAACACTCGCAAATAGGGCATACGGCGGAATTTCTCACTCGGAAGACTGATTGATGGTGGGCGATGCCCTTGCCGCGATCTCTGACCGGCAAATGGCAACAAAGGTCAATGGAGCGGCTCGCTGTCCTTTTACCGGATATCTCTGGCCCCCAAAAAAAAAGCCCGCATCCATGGATGCGGGCATTCACTGGCGCGCTGTTGCGGCGCCTGAAACTCAAGCCTCGGTCTTGCCTACCGCGGACTTGATCAGGGTCTGCAATTCGCCCTTCTCGAACATCTCGAGGATGATGTCGCTGCCGCCGACCAGCTCACCGTTGACCCACAGCTGGGGGAAGGTCGGCCAGTTGGCATAGATGGGCAGGTTGGCGCGAATTTCGGGGTTCTGCAGGATGTCGACGTAAGCGAACTTCTCGCCACAGCCCATTACCGCCTGGGTCGCGCGGGCGGAGAAGCCACACTGCGGCGCATTGGGCGAGCCCTTCATGTACAGCAGCACCGGGTTGTTGGCGATCTGCTCTTTGATGGTTTCGATGATATCCATGGACTACCTCGGCTAGACACGGTTGCCGGGCATTGTACCGGAAAACCTCTCGGAAAGCCGAGTGCGAGACTCGGCTATGTTGCCGCGCAAAGGCCGTCATTACTGAGATTCAGCCCTGCCAGGCCCCTGGACCGAGGATTTGCGCCTGTGCTTGCTTTCTGGATAAGATCGCGCCTTTCCCGTTTCGTCGCTCCCCGTGCGACTCCCCAGTCGTCGGTCCCCTTTTCTGTCGAAAATCCTCGGATCGCGCGCTGCGGCAATAAAGGTAGTTGATATGAGCGCAAGGCATTTTCTCTCACTGATGGACTGCACGCCCCAGGAGCTGAACAGCCTGGTCCGCCGCGGCATCGAGTTGAAGGATCTGCGCAAGCGCGGCGTCCTGTTCGAGCCCTTGAAGAATCGCGTGCTGGGCATGATCTTCGAGAAGGCCTCGACCCGCACCCGACTGTCCTTCGAAGCCGGCATGATCCAGCTCGGCGGCCAGGCGATCTTCCTTTCCCCGCGCGACACCCAGCTTGGCCGCGGCGAGCCGATCAGCGACTCGGCCATCGTCATGTCGCGCATGCTCGACGCGGTGATGATCCGCACCTTCGCCCATTCGACCCTGACCGACTTCGCCGCCAACTCCAGCGTACCGGTGATCAACGGCCTGTCCGATGACCTGCACCCCTGCCAGCTGATGGCCGACATGCAGACCTACCACGAACACCGCGGCAGCATTGCCGGCAAGACGGTAGCCTGGATCGGCGACGGTAACAACATGTGCAACACCTATATAGAAGCGGCCATCCAGTTCGACTTCCGGCTGAAGGTCGCCTGCCCCGAAGGTTACGAACCCGACGCCGAGCTGCTGGCACGCGCCGGCGAGCGTGTGCAGGTGCTGCGCGACCCACGCGAGGCAGCGGCGGGCGCCAACCTGATCAGCACCGACGTCTGGGCATCCATGGGCCAGGAAGATGAAGTGGCCGCGCGCCTGGCCACCTTCCGCCCCTATCAGGTAAACCGCGCGCTGCTCGACTGCGCCGCCGCGGACGTGCTGTTCATGCACTGCCTGCCGGCCCACCGTGGCGAGGAAATCAGTCACGATCTGCTCGATGACCCCCGCTCGGTCGCCTGGGATCAGGCCGAGAACCGCCTGCACGTGCAGAAGGCACTGCTGGAGTTTCTTGTCGAGCCGGCCTATCACCACGCATGAAACCTGAACTGCCGCTGCTACAACTGCGCGACCTGGCCTGCGGCTATGGTGAGCAGCGCATCGTTCAGCATCTCAACCTGCACCTGAATCGCGGCGACATCGGCTGCCTGTTGGGCCCGTCCGGCTGCGGCAAGACCACCACGCTGCGCGCCATCGCCGGCTTCGAGCCCGTGCACCAGGGAGAGATCCAGCTAGCCGACACCGTCATTTCCCGTGCCGGCTTCACCCTGGCGCCGGAGAAGCGCCGCATCGGCATGGTGTTTCAGGATTACGCCCTGTTTCCGCACCTTACCGTGGCGGAGAACATCGCTTTCGGTATCCGCAAACAGCCCGATTGCGCGCGCATCGTCGACGAAATGCTCGAGCTGGTACACCTGAGCGCGCTCGGCAAGCGCTATCCCCACGAGCTCTCCGGCGGTCAACAGCAGCGTGTGGCGCTGGCCCGGGCACTGGCGCCGGAACCGGCGTTGCTGCTGCTCGACGAGCCCTTCTCCAACCTCGATGTAGAGCTTCGCCGGCGCCTCAGCCACGAGGTGCGCGAGATCCTCAAGGCGCGCAAGACCAGCGCCATTCTGGTCACCCATGACCAGGAAGAAGCGTTCGCCGTCAGCGATCAGGTCGGCGTGTTCAAGGATGGTCGACTGGAGCAGTGGGACACGCCGTTCAACCTCTACCACGAACCGCTGACGCCCTTCGTCGCAAGCTTCATCGGCCAGGGTTATTTCATTCGCGGGCAACTGCTCGACCCGGAAACCGTGCAGACCGAGCTCGGTCCTATTCGCGGCAACCGTGCCTACAACTGGCCAAGCGGAAGCTCGGTGGACGTACTGCTGCGCCCGGATGACATCGTCTACCGACCGGACAGCCCGTTGCGTGCACTGATCGTCGGCAAGACCTTCCTCGGCGCGTCCACGCTGTACCGACTGCAACTGCCCACCGGCAACCAGCTGGTGGCGATCTTCACCAGCCATGCCGACTACCCCACCGGACAGGAAGTCGGCATCGCCATCGCCGCCGACCATCTCGTCATCTTTCCGGCACAAGGCAGCGTTGCCGCCCACGAAACGCTGCAGCCGACAACGGCGGCGCGCTAACCCTTCTGCCGGCGCTGGCGAAAGAACTCGCTGAGCACCGTCCCGCACTCCTCGGCCAGCACGCCACCTTCGACCAGTACCCGGTGGTTGAGAAAGCCCTGATCGAAGAACTGACCACGACTGACAACCACGCCGGCCTTCGGCTCGGTGGCACCATAGACGACTCGCTGAACGCGCGAATGCACGATCAGCCCGGCGCACATGCTGCACGGCTCGAGCGTCACGTAGAGCGTACTACCGGGTAGCCGATAGTTCTGCAGCGCCTGCGCGGCAGCACGTATGGCGACCATCTCTGCATGGGCACTGGGGTCGTGGCGCGAAATCGGGCAATTGAAGCCGCGCCCGACGATCTGCCCCTCATGCACCAGCACAGCCCCCACCGGCACTTCGCCCAATGCGGCACCCTGCGCTGCCAGCGCCAGTGCTTCGCGCATGAACCGCTCGTCCTGGCTGC harbors:
- a CDS encoding amino acid aminotransferase — its product is MSLFSAVEMAPRDPILGLNEAFNADTRPNKVNLGVGVYYNEEGRIPLLRAVAEAEQARIAAHAPRGYLPIEGIAAYDNAVQKLLFGNDAALIAEGRVVTTQALGGTGALKVGADFLKRLLPDAVVAISNPSWENHRALFESAGFPVQNYRYYDAASHGIDRAGLLQDLNELPARSIVVLHACCHNPTGVDLDLNDWKQILEVLRARDHVPFIDIAYQGFGDSIEEDAAAVRLFAESGMTFFVSSSFSKSFSLYGERVGALSMVTQSRDESARVLSQVKRVIRTNYSNPPTHGATVVASVLNSPELRAMWEAELGEMRSRIREMRLGMVEQLAAKGAKVDFSFVAAQRGMFSYSGLTAEQVERLRVEFGVYAISTGRICAAALNRNNLGTVTDAIVQVL
- the argF gene encoding ornithine carbamoyltransferase, encoding MSARHFLSLMDCTPQELNSLVRRGIELKDLRKRGVLFEPLKNRVLGMIFEKASTRTRLSFEAGMIQLGGQAIFLSPRDTQLGRGEPISDSAIVMSRMLDAVMIRTFAHSTLTDFAANSSVPVINGLSDDLHPCQLMADMQTYHEHRGSIAGKTVAWIGDGNNMCNTYIEAAIQFDFRLKVACPEGYEPDAELLARAGERVQVLRDPREAAAGANLISTDVWASMGQEDEVAARLATFRPYQVNRALLDCAAADVLFMHCLPAHRGEEISHDLLDDPRSVAWDQAENRLHVQKALLEFLVEPAYHHA
- the tadA gene encoding tRNA adenosine(34) deaminase TadA, translating into MRKPLILDRSQDERFMREALALAAQGAALGEVPVGAVLVHEGQIVGRGFNCPISRHDPSAHAEMVAIRAAAQALQNYRLPGSTLYVTLEPCSMCAGLIVHSRVQRVVYGATEPKAGVVVSRGQFFDQGFLNHRVLVEGGVLAEECGTVLSEFFRQRRQKG
- a CDS encoding VanZ family protein, which produces MPYLRVLPFLIVLAVVLFAGLKPEPVPQLFSQQDKLHHMMGFAALVFTLRLAFPRLPIFWGVGLTLVAALGIEMAQGMLPHRTASRWDMVANVLGVISGWCCWMLAQGWWRQRMGTPVAE
- the grxD gene encoding Grx4 family monothiol glutaredoxin, with translation MDIIETIKEQIANNPVLLYMKGSPNAPQCGFSARATQAVMGCGEKFAYVDILQNPEIRANLPIYANWPTFPQLWVNGELVGGSDIILEMFEKGELQTLIKSAVGKTEA
- a CDS encoding ABC transporter ATP-binding protein — encoded protein: MKPELPLLQLRDLACGYGEQRIVQHLNLHLNRGDIGCLLGPSGCGKTTTLRAIAGFEPVHQGEIQLADTVISRAGFTLAPEKRRIGMVFQDYALFPHLTVAENIAFGIRKQPDCARIVDEMLELVHLSALGKRYPHELSGGQQQRVALARALAPEPALLLLDEPFSNLDVELRRRLSHEVREILKARKTSAILVTHDQEEAFAVSDQVGVFKDGRLEQWDTPFNLYHEPLTPFVASFIGQGYFIRGQLLDPETVQTELGPIRGNRAYNWPSGSSVDVLLRPDDIVYRPDSPLRALIVGKTFLGASTLYRLQLPTGNQLVAIFTSHADYPTGQEVGIAIAADHLVIFPAQGSVAAHETLQPTTAAR
- the uvrB gene encoding excinuclease ABC subunit UvrB encodes the protein MSKFELVTRFKPAGDQPEAIRQMIEGIEAGLSHQTLLGVTGSGKTFSIANVIAHVQRPTLVLAPNKTLAAQLYGEFKAFFPNNAVEYFVSYYDYYQPEAYVPSSDTFIEKDASINDHIEQMRLSATKALLERPDAIIVTTVSCIYGLGDPQSYLKMVLHVDRGDRLDQRELLRRLTGLQYTRNDMDFARATFRVRGDVIDIFPAESDLEAVRIELFDDEVESLSAFDPLTGEVIRKLPRFTFYPKSHYVTPRETLLDAIEKIKDELRERLDYLRSQNKLVEAQRLEQRTRFDLEMIMELGYCNGIENYSRYLSGRDAGEPPPTLFDYLPADALLVIDESHVSVPQVGAMYKGDRSRKETLVEYGFRLPSALDNRPMRFDEWEAICPQTIFVSATPGPYEAEHAGRVVEQVVRPTGLVDPQIEVRPALTQVDDLLSEIRKCVAKEERVLVTTLTKRMSEDLTDYLGDHDVKVRYLHSDIDTVERVESIRDLRLGTFDVLVGINLLREGLDMPEVSLVAILDADKEGFLRSERSLIQTIGRAARNLNGRAILYADNVTGSMQRAIDETERRRAKQIAFNEAHGIVPKGVKKDVQDILEGATVPGSRSKKRRGEAKAAEESARYESELRSPSEITKRIRQLEEKMLLLARDLEFEAAAEARDEIHKLRELLLQV